In Crinalium epipsammum PCC 9333, the following are encoded in one genomic region:
- a CDS encoding DUF4433 domain-containing protein gives MSQQLRYLLHGNKAHYDDIQIPLYITSQDSTLWQNIGLQVLDRRGEAWRLIDSVFIDSIPPANFQRLGIQKLLAEQVVDDLIRPTPEYVDGSLLNKSERYELLAYISQKPSNEELWKSLRLHENANDSNRLECIEVGRVYLENSDFPLDERLKNDIVLIRRNTEIQQNWIPLWTPDAAIAKILSLPTPHNYYDLILDALQQMGVEQKQSLKADLQQAKWLPPNGYSPQDILKLPDNLEQNAQLIADLDNSKHPQQVLPESVRTSRVYHWVKSLFTLWNAETVIKKILAYPQKNLEYCLVILNAFSVNLSNDLKLAIATENWLFLRDSNTIIAPDKVVEIIPKGLKKHLLTLVALIGDNYIDVNQLNRRIVDHNTYQILCEFFSKWKEDEVLDIVLNQDKPHHYSEIILDALTVFLPHRNPNTSNKDKLKNLAWLVDEDGKAVYAKNVLYYTPNLKEDIEQLLLSTSSSYVAFSQLARQIRDRSDCLDWLIKNDLVVVEDRVLRVIGELFNGSPEYQLGEFASVEEFPLDQCLEAFKYFNVNFLPAWNFAKNLSKEKFRRYLLPNLLDKMDVVKLRDLLILLSSPNPQVDAANAANVEVFNTYLRLAINYETFSTEILPEIRLLNRRGQWKYPNQLTGENANIDYAYLLDEEQFNIISSFLNLATQVNNNLPELNEGVEDGNSENSFDILISYFREWESYCPLEPIGAFLTLFKSSGDRIKEQAEFYLGKRNIEGLRKRLLANTAKPIRVFQVHVGQAGNRMCWAISLLGTTFEAELANLPNPPHFFVNEGGLASNTRRLELLHIQPEQLARGELIRILKDSTKVLLTKVYGVELNSIEVIWEDLLNSDQLDIQVAENYLIESAPHVLRMLGIKDDLSLSTRLILTRLKELDDLRHEKAEYKQQGLEKEQQDTEKIVQEKLSKLSNLLKENEDVKNVLLNSVRTKIGQHGYRQQSIPFELFQNADDAVIELQEMLLPRELENERKEFVVIISTRKLSFIHLGRPIGCFQLPDHPEDKKKYRNKGYDRDLEKMLTFNISDKGDGVTGMFGLGFKSVYLLCKRPRILSKRLGFAVEGGLLPSRLSPEETRGLQKKLDFYTMPSDATVVELELDENIHPQEIIREFKELANILTIFSRAITKCRFIKDDTNNYQEVFTWERQPFLGIQDIEVNRITINGEDSLRLCLRTASGSALLLDMTERDGRLSCTTPDVPTFWVTAPTQEKVSVGFILNAAFKVTTGRTKLDPTGDNQELAATIGIALGQLLKKLCESNWEELKVAFGFSSVDSYSFWEFLWKELAVNWQKLDINDERCDLISRILGGTRGMGYLITHSKAIPNGLYGHYRQLISLHSDINYFKVTGKLAEPSCFCEVAQWSHFQQSYQDNLISHTRWEEVRKLIGVTFERKYTYVNLRLIDVLQKEIGAIEPKVTPEQARQVGNLISKTFLDSFSTPSEHFDLQSFLPKIRFNSQGGKGLPSEQLLSGTSDQAEEKRLVGFAPDDRLLHSNYIASAIDFFYACRFRRDSVAIEVLVQWALQAETTTKRNAVHHYLLHGDHRDELARRLHENLVGSWMVGDRSIVDTLELMVLIGIKREEDPGGQQGNSNPDEPEQEGDVQDYDPNIEVRTRCTSNDFSLSRSLADFRAFTEMLLDGIERQRSYWKGYIYHFTHVENAASILQSEKLHSRNGCNKFSDSAGAGLIAHTSNDVKNFARFYLRPKTPTQWHNEGLGKRQGQIHALCPVPIFFRLNLSHVLDTHGSKCGVSSGNLAASGSYYGNSREFLEHFDVNNVYCTIQAGKETFLRASQQEFVVHDYLDIAKLSLDDITIICRNEQDKATLLCLIGTTSKYANRVFTEKEEAANCREMFDHENPFVEIKDNGKIIEAKIEKYDAFGLNGQLILSFAQTNPLDTEICSKYNDISKISLGQAIRVNATRNIQLQFKPNTKMSVYFQEHEKEWLVYTNEHRNS, from the coding sequence ATGTCTCAACAACTACGGTACTTGCTGCATGGAAACAAGGCACACTATGATGATATACAGATACCTCTATATATCACTTCTCAGGACAGTACACTATGGCAGAATATTGGGTTACAAGTTCTAGATCGCCGAGGAGAAGCTTGGCGATTAATTGATTCAGTATTTATTGATTCCATTCCTCCAGCTAATTTTCAAAGATTGGGAATTCAAAAACTTCTAGCTGAACAAGTTGTTGATGATTTAATTCGTCCAACCCCAGAGTATGTTGATGGAAGTTTGCTGAACAAATCTGAGAGATATGAACTTCTCGCTTACATCAGCCAGAAACCTAGTAATGAAGAGCTATGGAAGTCATTACGATTGCATGAAAATGCTAATGATTCTAATCGCTTAGAATGCATCGAAGTTGGTCGCGTCTATTTAGAGAACTCTGACTTTCCTTTAGATGAGCGGTTAAAAAACGACATCGTTTTAATTCGACGGAATACAGAAATTCAGCAGAACTGGATTCCTTTATGGACTCCTGATGCAGCGATAGCAAAAATTTTAAGTCTACCTACACCTCATAATTACTACGATCTTATCCTTGATGCACTGCAACAGATGGGAGTTGAGCAGAAGCAGTCACTAAAAGCTGATTTGCAACAAGCGAAGTGGCTACCTCCAAACGGTTACTCTCCGCAAGATATTCTCAAACTGCCAGATAATTTGGAGCAAAATGCTCAACTGATTGCTGATCTAGATAACAGCAAACATCCCCAACAGGTTCTACCTGAATCAGTCAGAACAAGTAGAGTATATCATTGGGTTAAAAGTTTATTTACACTTTGGAATGCCGAAACCGTAATCAAGAAGATACTAGCTTATCCTCAAAAAAATCTTGAATACTGTTTAGTTATACTTAATGCTTTTTCTGTAAATTTATCTAATGACTTAAAATTAGCTATTGCTACAGAAAATTGGTTATTTTTACGTGATAGTAATACCATCATTGCTCCTGATAAAGTTGTTGAAATCATTCCAAAGGGACTCAAAAAACATTTATTAACTCTAGTTGCTTTGATTGGAGATAATTATATAGATGTTAATCAACTTAACAGGAGAATTGTTGACCACAATACTTACCAAATTTTATGTGAATTTTTTTCTAAGTGGAAAGAAGATGAAGTTCTCGATATTGTTTTAAATCAAGATAAACCACACCATTACTCTGAAATTATTCTTGATGCCCTTACTGTTTTTTTACCACACCGTAACCCCAACACATCAAATAAGGATAAACTTAAAAATCTTGCGTGGTTAGTAGATGAAGATGGGAAAGCTGTATATGCAAAAAATGTTTTATACTATACACCAAATTTAAAAGAAGATATTGAGCAATTATTATTATCCACTTCAAGTTCTTATGTAGCATTTTCCCAATTAGCAAGACAAATCCGCGATCGCTCAGATTGCCTGGATTGGCTAATTAAAAACGACCTAGTGGTCGTAGAAGATCGAGTACTTAGGGTGATCGGCGAACTTTTTAACGGTTCCCCAGAATATCAGCTTGGCGAGTTTGCTTCTGTTGAAGAGTTTCCCCTAGATCAATGCTTAGAAGCTTTCAAATACTTTAATGTTAACTTCTTACCAGCATGGAACTTTGCCAAGAATCTATCAAAAGAGAAATTCAGAAGGTATCTGTTGCCAAACCTCTTAGATAAGATGGACGTGGTAAAGCTCCGCGATCTTCTAATATTGCTCTCTAGTCCCAATCCTCAAGTTGATGCTGCTAATGCCGCAAATGTGGAAGTTTTTAATACTTATCTGCGGTTAGCTATCAATTACGAGACATTCAGCACAGAGATTTTACCCGAAATTCGCCTCCTTAATCGTAGAGGGCAGTGGAAATATCCTAACCAGTTAACCGGGGAAAACGCCAATATTGATTATGCTTATTTGCTAGATGAAGAGCAGTTTAATATAATATCTTCCTTTTTGAACTTAGCGACTCAAGTTAATAATAATCTGCCAGAATTAAATGAAGGGGTAGAAGATGGAAATAGCGAAAATAGCTTTGATATCTTAATAAGTTACTTTAGAGAATGGGAATCTTACTGCCCATTAGAACCTATTGGGGCGTTTTTAACCCTTTTCAAAAGTTCTGGTGATAGAATTAAAGAACAGGCAGAATTTTATCTTGGTAAGCGTAATATAGAAGGTTTGCGAAAACGGTTGCTGGCAAATACAGCAAAACCAATTCGAGTTTTTCAAGTGCATGTTGGTCAAGCTGGAAACCGTATGTGCTGGGCAATTTCACTACTGGGAACTACTTTTGAAGCCGAACTTGCTAATCTACCTAATCCACCTCATTTTTTCGTAAATGAAGGTGGACTAGCTAGCAATACAAGACGGCTAGAACTGTTACATATACAACCAGAACAACTTGCTCGTGGTGAGTTAATAAGAATTCTGAAAGATTCGACTAAAGTTCTTCTTACGAAAGTTTATGGGGTTGAATTAAATTCAATAGAAGTAATTTGGGAAGATTTGCTAAATTCCGATCAGCTTGACATCCAAGTAGCTGAGAATTATTTAATAGAGAGTGCGCCACATGTTCTGAGAATGCTTGGAATAAAAGATGATCTTAGTCTTTCAACACGTTTAATCCTGACACGTTTAAAAGAATTGGACGACTTACGTCATGAAAAAGCCGAGTATAAGCAGCAAGGTCTTGAAAAAGAACAACAAGATACGGAAAAAATTGTTCAAGAAAAACTCTCAAAATTATCAAATTTGCTGAAAGAAAATGAAGATGTAAAAAATGTTTTATTAAACTCTGTACGGACAAAGATTGGTCAGCATGGTTATCGTCAACAAAGTATACCTTTTGAGCTCTTTCAAAATGCTGATGATGCTGTGATTGAGTTGCAAGAAATGTTATTACCCAGAGAACTTGAAAATGAAAGAAAAGAATTTGTGGTGATAATAAGCACTCGCAAGCTTTCATTTATTCATCTAGGTAGACCAATTGGTTGCTTCCAACTTCCCGATCATCCGGAGGATAAAAAAAAGTATCGCAATAAAGGGTATGATCGCGACCTTGAAAAAATGCTGACATTTAACATCTCTGACAAGGGAGATGGCGTAACAGGAATGTTTGGCTTAGGATTCAAAAGTGTTTATCTGTTATGTAAACGACCGCGCATTTTAAGCAAACGTTTAGGCTTTGCCGTGGAGGGTGGACTACTTCCTTCACGCCTCTCTCCTGAAGAAACTAGAGGATTGCAAAAAAAGTTAGACTTCTACACAATGCCTTCAGATGCAACGGTTGTCGAGTTAGAATTAGATGAAAATATCCACCCGCAAGAAATTATTAGGGAGTTTAAAGAACTAGCTAACATTTTAACTATATTTTCACGTGCTATTACAAAATGTCGTTTCATAAAAGATGATACAAACAATTACCAAGAAGTGTTTACATGGGAAAGACAACCTTTTCTGGGTATTCAAGATATCGAAGTAAATAGGATTACCATCAACGGTGAAGACTCACTACGACTTTGCCTGCGAACAGCATCAGGATCTGCTCTGCTATTAGATATGACCGAGAGAGACGGTAGGCTTAGTTGCACTACTCCTGATGTACCAACTTTTTGGGTAACAGCACCAACACAAGAAAAAGTTTCAGTTGGTTTTATATTGAATGCAGCTTTTAAGGTAACGACAGGTCGGACAAAGTTAGATCCAACAGGAGATAACCAAGAACTTGCCGCTACGATTGGTATAGCGCTTGGTCAGCTATTAAAGAAATTGTGTGAATCCAACTGGGAAGAGCTAAAAGTTGCTTTTGGTTTTTCTAGCGTAGATAGTTACAGTTTTTGGGAATTTCTTTGGAAAGAGCTAGCCGTTAATTGGCAAAAACTCGATATTAATGATGAGCGGTGTGACCTTATTAGCCGTATTCTAGGTGGCACTCGTGGTATGGGATATCTCATCACCCACAGTAAGGCCATACCAAACGGATTATATGGTCACTATCGCCAATTAATTTCTCTTCATAGTGACATTAATTATTTCAAGGTGACAGGCAAACTCGCGGAACCTTCTTGTTTCTGTGAAGTTGCTCAATGGTCGCACTTCCAGCAAAGCTATCAAGACAACCTGATTTCCCATACTCGATGGGAAGAGGTAAGAAAGCTAATTGGTGTAACATTTGAGCGAAAATATACTTATGTTAACCTGCGCCTAATTGATGTGTTGCAGAAGGAAATTGGAGCTATTGAGCCAAAAGTAACGCCCGAACAAGCAAGACAAGTAGGAAATCTCATTTCAAAAACTTTTTTAGATAGCTTCAGCACACCTTCAGAGCATTTTGATCTACAAAGTTTTTTGCCTAAGATTCGGTTTAACTCACAGGGTGGTAAGGGTTTACCCTCTGAACAATTGCTTTCAGGCACATCTGACCAAGCTGAAGAGAAACGTTTAGTTGGTTTTGCTCCTGACGATCGCTTGTTGCATTCCAACTATATCGCTTCTGCCATAGATTTCTTCTATGCGTGTCGATTCCGAAGAGATAGCGTTGCGATAGAAGTTCTTGTGCAATGGGCGTTACAGGCAGAAACGACTACAAAACGTAATGCAGTACACCACTACTTATTACATGGGGATCATCGGGATGAACTAGCAAGAAGGCTTCACGAAAATCTTGTAGGCTCTTGGATGGTAGGCGATCGCAGTATTGTAGATACACTTGAATTAATGGTACTCATCGGGATTAAGCGAGAAGAAGATCCTGGAGGTCAACAAGGAAATTCAAATCCCGATGAACCTGAACAAGAAGGAGATGTTCAAGATTATGATCCAAACATTGAAGTCCGCACTCGTTGTACTAGCAACGACTTTTCTTTATCACGCTCGTTAGCCGATTTTCGGGCATTTACAGAGATGCTTCTGGACGGAATTGAGCGTCAGCGCTCATATTGGAAAGGCTACATTTACCACTTTACTCACGTTGAGAATGCAGCTTCAATTCTTCAGAGTGAGAAACTGCATTCGCGTAACGGTTGTAATAAATTTTCTGACTCGGCAGGTGCAGGCCTAATTGCTCACACAAGTAATGATGTCAAAAATTTTGCTCGTTTCTATTTACGTCCGAAGACACCGACCCAATGGCACAATGAGGGATTAGGTAAGCGCCAAGGTCAAATTCACGCGCTCTGTCCCGTTCCGATCTTTTTTAGACTGAATCTCAGCCATGTGCTGGACACTCACGGCAGTAAATGTGGCGTTAGTAGTGGAAATCTTGCTGCTTCTGGTTCTTATTATGGCAATAGTAGGGAGTTTTTAGAACACTTTGACGTTAATAATGTGTACTGCACAATCCAAGCAGGAAAAGAAACATTTCTAAGGGCATCACAACAGGAGTTTGTTGTGCATGACTATCTAGATATTGCTAAGTTGAGCTTAGATGACATTACCATCATTTGCCGAAACGAGCAGGACAAAGCAACTCTCTTGTGCTTAATTGGGACAACCTCAAAATACGCTAACAGGGTTTTTACAGAAAAAGAGGAAGCGGCTAACTGCCGCGAAATGTTCGACCACGAAAATCCCTTTGTTGAGATTAAAGACAATGGAAAGATTATCGAAGCAAAAATAGAAAAATATGATGCTTTCGGACTCAATGGTCAATTAATCCTTAGTTTTGCTCAAACAAACCCATTAGATACAGAAATTTGTTCTAAGTATAATGACATCTCAAAAATCTCTCTTGGTCAAGCAATCAGAGTCAACGCAACTCGCAATATCCAACTACAATTCAAACCCAATACCAAAATGAGCGTATACTTCCAAGAGCATGAAAAAGAATGGTTAGTTTACACTAATGAACATCGAAATTCTTAA